A portion of the Stigmatella aurantiaca DW4/3-1 genome contains these proteins:
- a CDS encoding alkaline phosphatase family protein, with amino-acid sequence MKKPRRWLRFSLLAGLVLLGVTYMLRPPPPRGRPADPPYLTFFLVDGLSQEVFQRELAAGRLPHIAQLLAEGLYVEDGIAAFPSMTGYGFYPFLTGRDAVHSGVLGLRWFRRDAQEGNFRNYVGRTNVEMNRDMSAEPRTLFECFPGQHSFSVNSYANRGVVRNEILGWAFSIAKYQEQYAALRFLAGTPWLGPRFMPDWFAAETQTVELAMKDLAFQPKVQWLTLATPDARQHIAGTDETYVALVRHADSLIGRYRAESRRLGQEEHRVYAVISDHGVTDVKHNVDLRKALGAAGLSAWRGEATNLSRTRLDEPVSTWADTDVVLAVNGNTMNYVYLRAEGAGGAEAWRQRAAPRAAFQQTPLKGGGPVNVVEVLRQVEGVELVVTRADASGEVRVFSRTGEARITPRDGGLAYACQGEDPLNYARGEATRHLCDGQPRSAREWLQATHTTGFPDAVVRLHRLMSAPDVGDLVVTAAPSFDLAADYELIVGNYRGGHGGLRADQLRVPYILAGPGIPAGQRMATARAEDIGATLMRLTGCPPAPNQDGEDLMPSVAGPTPP; translated from the coding sequence ATGAAGAAGCCACGCCGCTGGCTCCGGTTCAGCCTGCTTGCCGGACTCGTGCTCCTGGGAGTCACCTACATGCTGCGCCCCCCTCCCCCCCGGGGCCGACCCGCCGATCCGCCCTACCTGACCTTCTTCCTGGTGGATGGGCTGTCGCAGGAAGTGTTCCAGCGGGAGCTGGCGGCAGGGCGCCTGCCCCACATCGCCCAGCTCCTGGCGGAAGGCCTCTACGTCGAGGACGGCATCGCGGCCTTTCCCAGCATGACGGGCTACGGCTTCTACCCGTTTCTCACCGGCCGGGACGCGGTGCACAGCGGGGTGCTGGGGCTGCGCTGGTTCCGCCGCGATGCCCAGGAGGGCAACTTCCGCAACTACGTGGGGCGGACCAACGTGGAGATGAACCGGGACATGTCCGCCGAGCCCCGCACGCTCTTCGAGTGCTTTCCGGGGCAGCACAGCTTCTCGGTGAACAGCTACGCCAACCGGGGCGTGGTGCGGAACGAGATTCTCGGCTGGGCCTTCAGCATCGCCAAGTACCAGGAGCAGTACGCGGCGCTGCGCTTCCTGGCGGGCACGCCCTGGCTGGGCCCCCGCTTCATGCCGGACTGGTTCGCGGCCGAGACGCAGACGGTGGAGCTGGCCATGAAGGACCTGGCCTTCCAACCCAAGGTGCAATGGCTCACCCTGGCCACGCCGGATGCCCGCCAACACATCGCCGGCACGGACGAGACCTATGTGGCGCTGGTGCGGCACGCGGACAGCCTCATCGGCCGCTACCGCGCGGAGAGCCGGCGCCTGGGCCAGGAGGAGCACCGCGTCTACGCCGTCATCTCCGACCACGGCGTTACGGACGTGAAACACAATGTGGACTTGCGCAAGGCCCTGGGCGCCGCGGGGCTGAGCGCCTGGCGGGGCGAGGCCACCAACCTGAGCCGCACGCGGCTCGATGAGCCCGTCTCCACGTGGGCGGACACCGACGTCGTCCTCGCGGTGAACGGCAACACGATGAACTACGTCTACCTGCGGGCCGAGGGGGCTGGGGGCGCGGAGGCCTGGCGCCAGCGCGCCGCGCCGCGAGCGGCCTTTCAGCAGACGCCCCTCAAGGGAGGCGGGCCCGTGAACGTGGTGGAGGTGCTGCGCCAGGTGGAGGGGGTGGAGCTGGTGGTGACGCGCGCGGACGCCTCGGGCGAGGTGCGCGTCTTCTCCCGGACGGGCGAGGCCCGCATCACCCCGCGCGACGGGGGACTGGCCTACGCCTGCCAGGGCGAGGATCCGCTGAACTACGCGCGCGGCGAGGCCACGCGGCACCTGTGCGATGGCCAACCGCGCAGCGCGCGCGAGTGGCTCCAGGCCACGCACACCACGGGCTTTCCGGACGCGGTGGTGCGGCTGCACCGGCTGATGAGCGCCCCGGACGTGGGGGACCTGGTGGTGACGGCGGCTCCCAGCTTCGACCTGGCCGCGGACTACGAGCTCATCGTGGGCAACTACCGCGGGGGCCACGGCGGCCTGAGGGCGGATCAGCTCCGCGTCCCGTACATCCTCGCGGGGCCGGGCATCCCGGCGGGCCAGCGCATGGCCACCGCGCGCGCCGAAGACATCGGGGCGACGCTGATGCGCCTGACCGGATGCCCGCCCGCGCCCAACCAGGACGGCGAGGACCTGATGCCCAGCGTGGCTGGCCCCACCCCTCCCTGA
- a CDS encoding efflux RND transporter permease subunit, with protein sequence MSDKRLSERFETAIGALAARNHRKPWQALLLAAVLVAVGSYFSGKLTLNADLTALLPRSFTSVQDLEKLRQRFGGQGNVVVAGLGAEPEALKRFADDMAPRLAQLSEVRYVNYQRPRPFFEEHALYYVDVPDLKTILERIDARIRWEKEQANPLFVRLDEDPAPPVDFSDIEQKYTGGASQRLSGEGDLYYLDPQERMVVLLLKPKGSSADLNYAKKVVGQVEEFLAHQDLSKYGPGFTTAITGNYKKKIDQQKVITGDLGRASGIALALLVLYLAFHFRSAWSVAFTMAPVVASLSWTYGFVGAVYGQVNLLTGFLGAVLGGLGVEHGIHLLGRYATLRSEGQDSLAAVRESFRHTGFSALIAAVVAALTFLSLSISEFIAFREFGVIAAIGMILSIVSYVLILPAMLGLASRLGWKPGVHEASAGPLALLARWLPQHYRAVAIVVGVGMVALISQAWRVSFNYDSTKLDDVTLPSVRLDRRMDKILGYSQSPVVVLTDTHAMEREVVRELQARKEKQGKNSTIDFVGSVADLVPQHQQEKQSILQAIHQRLERLDPQRLPEDVRPNVERALKMSSAKPFQRDTLPEAVRRQFEGMNGDSGGVVLVYAAVNLADGAGTRRFAKEVRGMQMPDGSRVSATGESLILADILDMVAHDGPEILGAAVLSVLLAMWVTLGRLRTALICMMPTLVSVAGLVGLMALLDLQFNYLNLVVLPVLVGTTVDAGVHLVQRLSEPDSDFITVYAETGRAITGGLLTSAIGFLALILARHPGLNSIGTLANLGFGVNILIVLVGFPAFLLLVERWRRKHHVVEEGAPPAEESAAGRG encoded by the coding sequence ATGAGTGACAAGCGGCTCAGTGAGCGGTTCGAGACGGCGATTGGCGCCCTCGCCGCACGGAACCACCGCAAGCCCTGGCAGGCCCTGCTGCTGGCCGCGGTCCTGGTGGCGGTGGGCTCCTATTTCTCAGGCAAGCTGACACTCAACGCGGACCTGACGGCGCTGTTGCCCCGTTCTTTCACCAGCGTGCAAGACCTGGAGAAGCTGCGCCAGCGCTTCGGCGGCCAGGGCAACGTGGTGGTGGCGGGGCTGGGCGCGGAGCCGGAGGCCCTCAAGCGCTTCGCGGACGACATGGCGCCCCGGCTCGCGCAGCTCTCCGAGGTTCGCTACGTCAACTACCAGCGCCCGCGTCCCTTCTTCGAGGAGCACGCCCTCTACTACGTGGATGTGCCGGACCTGAAGACCATCCTGGAGCGCATCGACGCGCGCATCCGCTGGGAGAAGGAGCAGGCCAACCCGCTCTTCGTCCGGCTGGACGAGGACCCGGCCCCGCCCGTCGACTTCTCCGACATCGAGCAGAAGTACACGGGCGGCGCCAGCCAGCGCCTGTCGGGTGAAGGGGACCTGTACTACCTGGACCCCCAGGAGCGGATGGTGGTGTTGCTGCTCAAGCCCAAGGGCAGCTCGGCGGACCTGAACTACGCGAAGAAGGTGGTGGGGCAGGTGGAGGAGTTCCTGGCCCATCAGGATCTGTCGAAGTACGGGCCTGGCTTCACCACGGCCATCACCGGCAACTACAAGAAGAAGATCGACCAGCAGAAGGTCATCACCGGAGACCTGGGGCGCGCCTCGGGCATCGCGCTGGCGCTGCTCGTGCTGTACCTGGCCTTCCACTTCCGCAGCGCGTGGAGCGTGGCCTTCACGATGGCGCCCGTGGTGGCCAGCCTCTCGTGGACCTACGGCTTCGTGGGCGCGGTCTACGGGCAGGTGAACTTGCTCACCGGCTTCCTGGGCGCGGTGCTGGGCGGCCTGGGCGTGGAGCACGGCATCCACCTGCTGGGGCGCTATGCCACGCTGCGTTCGGAGGGGCAGGACTCGCTGGCCGCGGTCCGGGAGTCGTTCCGCCACACGGGCTTCTCGGCGCTCATCGCGGCGGTGGTGGCCGCGCTCACGTTCCTGAGCTTGTCCATCTCCGAGTTCATCGCCTTCCGGGAGTTTGGCGTCATCGCCGCGATCGGCATGATCCTGAGCATCGTGTCGTATGTGCTCATCCTCCCGGCGATGCTGGGGCTGGCCTCGCGCCTGGGGTGGAAGCCGGGCGTGCACGAGGCCTCGGCTGGACCGCTGGCGCTGCTGGCGCGCTGGTTGCCGCAGCACTACCGCGCGGTGGCCATCGTCGTCGGCGTGGGCATGGTGGCGCTCATCAGCCAGGCGTGGCGCGTCAGCTTCAACTACGACTCGACGAAGCTGGATGACGTGACGCTGCCGTCGGTGCGGCTGGACCGGCGCATGGACAAGATCCTGGGCTACTCGCAGTCGCCGGTGGTGGTGCTCACCGACACCCATGCGATGGAGCGCGAGGTGGTGCGCGAGCTCCAGGCGCGCAAGGAGAAGCAGGGCAAGAACTCCACCATCGACTTCGTGGGCTCGGTGGCGGATCTGGTGCCCCAGCACCAGCAGGAGAAGCAGTCCATCCTTCAGGCCATCCACCAGCGGCTGGAGCGGCTGGACCCGCAGCGGCTGCCGGAAGACGTGCGGCCCAATGTGGAGCGCGCCCTGAAGATGTCGAGCGCCAAGCCTTTCCAGCGCGACACGCTGCCCGAGGCGGTGCGCCGGCAGTTCGAGGGGATGAACGGGGACTCCGGCGGCGTGGTGCTGGTGTACGCGGCGGTGAACCTGGCGGACGGGGCGGGGACGCGGCGCTTCGCCAAGGAGGTCCGGGGGATGCAGATGCCGGATGGCTCCCGGGTCTCGGCCACGGGCGAGTCGCTCATCCTCGCGGACATCCTGGACATGGTGGCGCATGACGGGCCGGAGATCCTGGGCGCCGCGGTGCTGTCGGTGCTCCTGGCGATGTGGGTGACGCTGGGGCGGCTGCGCACCGCGCTCATCTGCATGATGCCCACGCTGGTGTCCGTGGCGGGGCTGGTGGGGCTGATGGCGCTGCTGGACTTGCAGTTCAACTACCTGAACCTGGTGGTGCTGCCGGTGCTGGTGGGCACCACGGTGGACGCAGGGGTGCACCTGGTGCAGCGCCTGAGCGAGCCGGACAGCGACTTCATCACCGTGTACGCGGAGACGGGCCGGGCCATCACCGGCGGTCTGTTGACGAGCGCCATCGGCTTCCTGGCGCTCATCCTCGCGCGGCACCCGGGCCTCAACTCCATCGGCACCCTGGCGAACCTGGGCTTCGGGGTGAACATCCTCATC
- a CDS encoding DUF4142 domain-containing protein, translating to MKRAIQSFLVAGSLICGSAAWAQGTAPAPTTATQGPAAGTKAGAKAGTKSGVVEHMGVTIPADEKAYLERLHHANQQEIKLGEIAQQNASNPDVKSFGSMMVQEHTAADQKLMTYAQGKGLKLAEPKPINDVEKKAKVADKASMEKLQALKGAPFDSAYMANQLGAHDMVLGKLAAGQQAFSGNADVLALINENIQHVSQHRQQAYTVLGKLAPQPAGVGGSGDVHMGHNPGTGSMDGTKAGSTDMNKATPPTNTGMKK from the coding sequence ATGAAGCGCGCGATTCAGAGTTTCCTGGTTGCCGGTTCGCTGATCTGTGGTTCTGCCGCATGGGCCCAGGGGACGGCCCCCGCCCCCACCACGGCCACCCAAGGCCCAGCGGCAGGCACCAAGGCGGGTGCGAAGGCAGGTACGAAGTCCGGCGTGGTGGAGCACATGGGGGTCACCATTCCCGCGGACGAGAAGGCCTATCTCGAGCGGCTGCACCATGCGAATCAGCAGGAGATCAAGCTCGGCGAGATTGCCCAGCAGAACGCCAGCAACCCGGATGTGAAGTCTTTTGGCAGTATGATGGTGCAGGAGCACACCGCGGCGGACCAGAAGCTGATGACCTACGCGCAGGGCAAGGGGCTGAAGCTGGCCGAGCCCAAGCCCATCAACGACGTGGAGAAGAAGGCCAAGGTCGCGGACAAGGCGTCCATGGAGAAGCTTCAGGCGCTGAAGGGCGCGCCGTTCGACTCCGCCTATATGGCCAACCAGCTCGGCGCCCATGACATGGTGCTGGGCAAGTTGGCCGCAGGCCAGCAGGCCTTCAGCGGCAACGCGGATGTTCTGGCGCTCATCAATGAGAACATCCAGCACGTCTCCCAGCACCGGCAGCAGGCCTACACCGTGTTGGGCAAGCTCGCCCCGCAGCCCGCGGGTGTCGGGGGCTCGGGCGACGTGCACATGGGTCACAACCCGGGGACGGGTTCCATGGACGGGACCAAGGCCGGTTCGACGGACATGAACAAGGCCACTCCGCCCACGAACACAGGCATGAAGAAGTAA
- a CDS encoding efflux RND transporter permease subunit, with product MAPEPVSTGWRGKLEWGLGALAARGHRHPTGALVLALLLCGLGAFFARNLTLDANLVSLLPRSFPSVKDLETLEHRFGGIGWVAVVGEGAEPEVLKRFADDMAPKLEALPGIRFVEVQRPGTFFQDRALYYLSPEDLEDVERRLGARITWEKERAQPLFVPLVDEPAPSLDFSDLEAKYGVGAAQRMSGAGKENYYLDPLARRVVLLARPEGFSADLDFSHRIISEVKTLLDAQDLSSYGPGFKTAITGAYQKKLDQQAQISRDITVSSAVASVLLLLFLLLHFRSGLGVGMVLAPVVAGLAWTYGLVGAAYGRVNLLTGFLGAILGGLGIEHGIHLLGSYLHLRGDGLNSEQATRETFTHTGSAALTSAWVAALTFLVLGTSRFRAFREFGVIAGIGMLLLIVAYVLVLPAVLGLAARFKWRPGPGATAQVRSPLGLLLVRWRRPLTLVSGAVLVALTANMGRVRFDYDFGSLEDQHLPSFVLNRQVSDIIGYSQSPLVVLTGSPAEEHTVMEQLRTRQRQLGQRSTVDFVASLETLIPADQPRKQAILQRMGKLLEDVPEGRLNAAQRQQLAQLRAQTRAEPFTREALPATVRRQFQGLQGQSGFVLVYPAVSLSDGTAIRALAREVRAGASLPGDKHLPVAGEPMVLADILDMVTHEAPRILVGTTLAVLLAMWVTLGSLRTSLLCLGPTLVSLLGLVGLMPLLKVEFNYLNILIIPVLIGTTVDAGVHLLTQLVRPGKDFVKVYSETGRAISGGLLTSAVGFGTLFLANHPGLNSVGVLANLGFGVNLLVMLVAFPALLLFLSERRKSRPRRPNASAPAPSTSPPLSSPS from the coding sequence ATGGCGCCAGAGCCTGTCTCGACGGGCTGGAGAGGAAAGCTGGAGTGGGGGCTCGGAGCGCTGGCCGCCCGAGGCCACCGGCACCCCACAGGGGCGTTGGTGCTGGCGCTGCTGCTGTGCGGCCTGGGCGCTTTCTTCGCGCGGAACCTGACGCTCGACGCGAACCTGGTGAGCCTGCTGCCCCGCTCCTTTCCCAGCGTGAAGGACCTGGAGACGCTGGAGCACCGCTTCGGGGGCATCGGCTGGGTGGCGGTGGTGGGCGAGGGCGCGGAGCCCGAAGTCCTGAAACGCTTCGCCGATGACATGGCGCCCAAGCTGGAGGCGCTGCCCGGCATCCGCTTCGTGGAGGTGCAGCGCCCCGGCACCTTCTTCCAGGACCGGGCGCTCTACTACCTGAGCCCGGAGGACCTGGAGGACGTGGAGCGGCGCCTGGGGGCCCGCATCACTTGGGAGAAGGAGCGGGCCCAACCGCTCTTCGTCCCCCTGGTGGACGAGCCCGCGCCCTCCTTGGACTTCTCGGATCTGGAGGCCAAGTACGGCGTGGGCGCCGCGCAGCGGATGTCCGGCGCGGGCAAAGAGAACTACTACTTGGATCCCTTGGCGCGCCGCGTGGTACTGCTGGCCCGGCCCGAGGGCTTCTCGGCGGACCTCGACTTCTCGCACCGCATCATCTCCGAGGTGAAGACCCTGCTGGACGCGCAGGACCTGTCCTCCTACGGGCCCGGCTTCAAGACGGCCATCACCGGCGCGTACCAGAAGAAGCTGGATCAACAGGCGCAGATCTCCCGGGACATCACCGTGTCCTCGGCGGTGGCGAGCGTGTTGCTGTTGCTGTTCCTGCTGCTGCACTTCCGCAGCGGGCTGGGGGTGGGGATGGTGCTGGCCCCGGTGGTGGCGGGGCTGGCGTGGACCTATGGCCTGGTGGGCGCGGCCTATGGCCGGGTGAACCTGCTCACCGGCTTTCTGGGCGCCATCCTCGGAGGCCTGGGCATCGAGCACGGCATTCACCTGCTGGGGAGCTACCTGCACCTGCGAGGCGATGGACTGAACTCGGAGCAGGCCACGCGAGAAACCTTCACCCACACCGGCAGCGCGGCCCTCACTTCCGCCTGGGTCGCGGCCCTCACCTTCCTGGTGCTGGGCACCTCGCGGTTCCGGGCGTTCCGAGAGTTCGGCGTCATCGCCGGCATCGGCATGCTGTTGTTGATCGTGGCCTATGTGCTGGTCCTGCCCGCGGTGCTGGGGCTGGCGGCACGGTTCAAGTGGAGACCAGGCCCGGGCGCCACGGCCCAGGTCCGCTCCCCGCTGGGCCTGTTGCTCGTGCGCTGGCGCCGCCCCCTCACGCTGGTGTCGGGGGCAGTGCTCGTGGCGCTGACGGCGAACATGGGCCGGGTGCGCTTCGATTACGACTTCGGCTCACTCGAGGATCAACACCTGCCCTCGTTCGTGTTGAACCGGCAGGTCAGCGACATCATCGGCTACTCGCAATCTCCGCTGGTGGTGCTCACCGGCAGCCCCGCCGAGGAACACACGGTGATGGAGCAACTGCGCACCCGTCAGCGGCAGCTCGGCCAGCGCTCCACGGTGGACTTCGTCGCATCCCTGGAGACGCTGATCCCAGCCGATCAACCGCGCAAGCAGGCCATCCTCCAGCGCATGGGGAAACTTCTGGAGGACGTGCCCGAGGGGCGGCTCAATGCGGCCCAGCGCCAGCAGCTCGCGCAACTGCGCGCCCAGACCCGGGCCGAGCCCTTCACGCGAGAAGCCCTTCCCGCCACGGTCCGCCGGCAGTTCCAGGGACTTCAGGGGCAGAGCGGCTTCGTGCTCGTGTACCCGGCGGTGAGCCTGTCCGATGGAACCGCCATCCGGGCCCTGGCCCGGGAGGTGCGCGCCGGGGCGAGCCTCCCCGGAGACAAACACCTGCCCGTGGCGGGGGAGCCCATGGTGCTCGCGGACATCCTGGACATGGTGACGCACGAGGCGCCGCGAATCCTCGTGGGGACCACGCTGGCGGTGCTACTGGCCATGTGGGTGACGTTGGGGAGCCTGAGGACGTCGCTGCTGTGTCTGGGTCCCACGCTGGTGTCCCTGCTGGGACTGGTGGGGCTGATGCCGCTGCTGAAGGTCGAGTTCAACTACCTCAACATCCTCATCATCCCGGTGCTCATTGGCACCACCGTGGACGCGGGCGTGCACCTGCTGACGCAGCTGGTGAGGCCCGGCAAGGACTTCGTGAAGGTGTACTCGGAGACGGGCCGGGCCATCAGCGGAGGCCTGCTGACGAGCGCGGTGGGCTTCGGAACGCTCTTCCTGGCGAACCACCCCGGCCTCAACTCCGTCGGGGTGCTGGCCAACCTGGGCTTCGGGGTGAACCTGCTGGTGATGCTGGTGGCCTTCCCCGCGCTGCTCCTGTTCCTCTCGGAGCGCCGCAAGTCGCGGCCCCGGCGGCCCAACGCCAGCGCCCCCGCGCCCAGCACCTCCCCTCCGCTCTCCTCCCCTTCGTAA